A genomic stretch from Bosea sp. F3-2 includes:
- a CDS encoding phospholipase D-like domain-containing protein — translation MWGILQAYWPHILAAISIVMAAIASAHAVMTKDEVRAAIGWTGVIILSPIVGPLLYAIAGVNRIRRATILAQRPGHGRPATRFHASAKAVGARFGQRFAALKTLGDRVARHPLTTGNSIETLRTGDEAYSAMLTAITAAERSIILESYIFDRDPIGLRIADALIAAHRRGVAVRVLIDAVGARYSVPSIAGHLREGGVAVDVFNGNIIMGLRLPYANLRTHRKIIVVDGTVAFMGGMNIRQGFTREFAGDAYAHDTHFRLTGPIVADLFTVAAEDWRFASGEALEGPAWDITLPAASEFAALVRAVPSGPDSYLETNHKLLMGALSVARRSVRIMSPYFLPDQELISALVTAARRGVDIDIIVPSVNNLVLVDRAMTAQFDQILKNYCRIWRSTGPFDHSKLFIVDDCWAYVGSSNLDPRSLRLNFEIDIEVLDHDFAGGIAERVEAVMAQATPVTLAGLRARPYVLRLMDRLIWLGSPYL, via the coding sequence ATGTGGGGGATTCTCCAAGCCTACTGGCCGCATATCCTCGCCGCCATCTCCATCGTGATGGCGGCCATCGCCAGTGCGCATGCGGTGATGACGAAGGACGAAGTGCGCGCCGCCATCGGCTGGACCGGCGTCATCATCCTTTCGCCAATCGTCGGCCCCCTCCTCTACGCCATCGCCGGCGTGAACCGGATCCGGCGCGCCACGATCCTGGCGCAACGGCCCGGTCATGGCCGACCTGCGACGCGCTTCCACGCCAGCGCCAAGGCGGTCGGGGCACGGTTCGGGCAACGCTTCGCCGCGCTCAAGACGCTGGGCGATCGCGTCGCCCGCCACCCTCTGACCACCGGCAACAGCATCGAGACCCTGCGAACCGGCGACGAAGCCTACAGCGCCATGCTTACCGCCATCACGGCGGCCGAGCGCAGCATCATCCTCGAAAGCTACATCTTCGACCGCGACCCGATCGGCCTGCGCATCGCCGATGCATTGATCGCCGCGCATCGGCGCGGGGTCGCGGTGCGGGTTCTGATCGACGCGGTCGGCGCCCGCTATTCGGTGCCCAGCATCGCCGGCCATCTGCGCGAGGGCGGCGTCGCGGTCGACGTGTTCAACGGCAACATCATCATGGGCCTCAGGCTGCCCTACGCCAATCTGCGGACGCACCGAAAGATCATCGTCGTCGACGGAACGGTGGCCTTCATGGGCGGCATGAACATCCGCCAAGGCTTCACCCGCGAATTCGCCGGTGACGCCTATGCCCATGACACGCATTTCCGCCTGACCGGGCCGATCGTCGCCGATCTTTTCACGGTCGCGGCGGAGGACTGGCGCTTCGCCTCCGGCGAGGCGCTCGAAGGCCCGGCATGGGACATCACCTTGCCTGCCGCCAGCGAGTTCGCTGCGCTCGTGCGGGCCGTGCCGTCGGGTCCCGACAGCTATCTGGAGACCAATCACAAGCTCTTGATGGGCGCACTTTCGGTCGCGCGGCGCTCCGTCAGGATCATGTCGCCCTATTTCCTGCCGGATCAGGAACTGATCAGCGCGCTCGTCACGGCGGCGCGGCGCGGCGTCGACATCGACATCATCGTCCCCTCCGTCAACAATCTGGTGCTGGTCGACAGGGCAATGACCGCGCAATTCGACCAGATCCTCAAGAATTACTGCCGAATCTGGCGCTCGACCGGCCCGTTCGACCATTCCAAGCTCTTCATTGTCGATGACTGCTGGGCCTATGTCGGCTCCTCAAACCTCGATCCGCGCTCGCTCAGGCTGAATTTCGAGATCGATATCGAGGTTCTCGACCATGATTTCGCCGGCGGAATCGCCGAGCGCGTCGAGGCGGTGATGGCGCAGGCGACGCCGGTCACGCTTGCCGGCCTGCGCGCACGCCCTTATGTCTTGCGTCTGATGGACAGGTTGATCTGGCTCGGCTCGCCTTATCTTTGA
- a CDS encoding GntR family transcriptional regulator yields the protein MKSAKTITSAVPERKRGSGVKLVYDLLRDEILDLVLPPGSPIDEVQLAERFEMSRTPIREALVRLAGEGLIVTLPNRSTMVANLDFLNLSPFFDALMLMYRVTTQLAAQNHRPEDLETIRARQEEFAAAVKAQDALAMIATNAAFHAAIAEAGRNPYFNSLFSRLLDEGRRFLRLYYQSYDDRLPQQFVDEHEDMIAAIAARDMAAAERLGRAHAEQIIQQIQKLTVGDKRLEIGL from the coding sequence ATGAAATCGGCCAAGACGATCACAAGCGCAGTGCCCGAGCGCAAACGCGGCTCCGGCGTGAAGCTGGTCTACGACCTGCTGCGCGACGAGATCCTCGATCTGGTGCTGCCGCCGGGCAGCCCGATCGACGAGGTGCAGCTCGCCGAGCGGTTCGAAATGTCACGCACGCCCATCCGCGAGGCGCTGGTGCGGCTGGCGGGCGAAGGGCTGATCGTCACCCTGCCCAACCGCTCGACGATGGTGGCGAACCTCGACTTCCTCAACCTGTCGCCGTTCTTCGATGCGCTCATGCTGATGTACCGGGTGACGACGCAGCTTGCGGCCCAGAACCATCGCCCGGAGGATCTGGAGACGATCCGCGCCCGGCAAGAGGAGTTTGCGGCGGCGGTCAAGGCGCAGGATGCGCTCGCGATGATCGCGACGAACGCGGCCTTCCACGCCGCCATCGCCGAAGCCGGCCGCAACCCCTATTTCAACAGCCTCTTCAGCCGCCTGCTCGACGAGGGACGCCGCTTTCTGCGCCTCTACTACCAGTCCTATGATGACCGACTGCCGCAGCAGTTCGTCGACGAGCACGAGGACATGATCGCGGCGATAGCAGCACGGGATATGGCGGCAGCCGAGCGTCTCGGCCGCGCCCATGCCGAGCAGATCATCCAGCAGATTCAGAAGCTTACAGTGGGTGACAAGCGATTGGAGATCGGCCTGTAG
- a CDS encoding dihydrodipicolinate synthase family protein — protein MKAKIFSGVIPALMTPCKADRSPDFDALVRKGQELIAAGMSAVVYCGSMGDWPLLTDALRMEGVERLVKAGIPVIVGTGAVNTASAVSLAAHAQKVGAQGLMVIPRVLSRGTVVLAQKAHFKAILSAAPDLPAVIYNSPYYGFATRADLFFALRAEHPNLVGFKEFGGPADMRYAAENITSRDDNVSLMIGVDTAVFHGYVNCGATGAITGIGNVLPKEVLHLCKLSEAAALGDAEARQRALELEQALGVLSSFDEGPDLVLYFKHLMVLKGDKEYALHFNETDMLTDSQRGYAEAQLKLFDSWYAAWTKQPGAVQKYAA, from the coding sequence ATGAAGGCCAAGATTTTCTCGGGCGTGATCCCCGCCCTGATGACGCCCTGCAAGGCGGATCGCAGCCCCGATTTCGATGCGCTGGTGCGCAAGGGCCAGGAGCTCATCGCCGCCGGCATGTCGGCCGTGGTCTATTGCGGCTCGATGGGCGACTGGCCGCTGCTCACCGATGCGCTGCGCATGGAAGGCGTCGAGCGGCTGGTGAAGGCCGGAATCCCGGTCATCGTCGGCACCGGCGCGGTCAACACGGCTTCCGCCGTGTCGCTCGCCGCTCATGCCCAGAAGGTCGGTGCCCAGGGGCTGATGGTGATCCCGCGCGTGCTGTCGCGCGGCACGGTCGTCCTCGCCCAGAAGGCGCATTTCAAGGCGATCCTCTCGGCCGCGCCCGATCTGCCGGCTGTGATCTACAACAGCCCCTATTACGGCTTCGCCACCCGCGCCGATCTGTTCTTCGCCCTGCGCGCCGAGCATCCGAACCTCGTCGGCTTCAAGGAGTTCGGCGGCCCGGCCGACATGCGCTACGCGGCCGAGAACATCACCAGCCGCGACGACAATGTCTCGCTGATGATCGGCGTCGATACCGCTGTCTTCCACGGCTATGTGAACTGTGGCGCGACCGGCGCGATCACCGGCATCGGCAATGTGCTGCCGAAAGAAGTGCTCCATCTGTGCAAGCTGTCCGAGGCGGCTGCCCTTGGCGATGCCGAGGCGCGCCAGCGCGCGCTGGAGCTGGAGCAGGCGCTCGGCGTGCTCTCCTCCTTCGACGAAGGCCCCGATCTCGTGCTCTATTTCAAGCATCTGATGGTGCTGAAGGGCGACAAGGAATACGCTCTGCACTTCAACGAGACCGACATGCTGACCGACAGCCAGCGCGGCTATGCCGAGGCGCAGCTCAAGCTGTTCGACAGCTGGTACGCCGCCTGGACGAAGCAGCCCGGCGCTGTGCAGAAATACGCGGCCTGA
- a CDS encoding threonine/serine dehydratase codes for MSSERNLTEIAANSRFSISYSDVASASGRISRHAIRTPIIVNDELDRLLSARVLLKAETLQVTGSFKFRGALNRVSRMTADERKGGIVAWSSGNHALAISAVAARHGIKATILMPSDAPRAKIEGAQRFGGIVRLYDRATEVRETIGAEIAAATGAIIIPPYDDPDIMAGQGTVALEIAEQARERGVELDMLAVSCSGGGLAAGCAVAVQGASPQTRVYCVEPEGFDDTARSLASGRREGNKAEAKSLCDALQVAMPGELTFPVNQALLAGALVVTDAEVKQAMRVAYDLLKLVVEPGGVAPLAAALAGKLDVAGNAVALVLSGGNVDHDKFAACIAG; via the coding sequence ATGTCTTCGGAACGCAACCTTACAGAAATTGCGGCAAACAGCAGGTTTTCTATCAGTTACTCTGACGTTGCTTCAGCTTCAGGGCGCATTTCCAGGCACGCCATCAGGACACCGATTATCGTCAACGATGAGCTTGACCGGCTTTTGTCCGCCAGGGTTCTGCTGAAGGCCGAGACACTTCAAGTCACTGGATCCTTCAAGTTTCGCGGCGCCCTCAATCGCGTCTCGCGGATGACGGCCGACGAACGGAAGGGCGGCATCGTCGCCTGGTCGTCCGGAAACCACGCGCTGGCGATCTCCGCCGTCGCCGCACGCCACGGCATCAAGGCCACGATCCTGATGCCGTCGGACGCGCCGCGCGCCAAAATCGAAGGCGCCCAGCGCTTCGGCGGCATCGTGCGCCTCTACGACCGCGCCACCGAGGTGCGCGAGACGATCGGCGCCGAGATCGCGGCAGCCACCGGCGCCATCATCATCCCGCCATATGACGATCCCGACATCATGGCAGGGCAGGGCACGGTTGCTTTGGAGATCGCGGAGCAGGCGCGTGAGCGTGGCGTCGAACTCGATATGCTCGCCGTGAGCTGCAGCGGCGGTGGTCTTGCGGCCGGCTGCGCGGTGGCGGTGCAGGGCGCCTCGCCACAGACTCGCGTCTATTGCGTCGAACCGGAGGGCTTCGACGATACGGCGCGCTCGCTCGCCTCCGGTCGGCGCGAAGGCAACAAGGCGGAAGCCAAGAGCCTGTGCGACGCACTCCAGGTCGCGATGCCGGGCGAGCTGACCTTTCCCGTCAACCAGGCACTGCTCGCCGGCGCTTTGGTCGTAACGGATGCCGAGGTCAAGCAAGCCATGCGCGTCGCCTATGACCTGCTCAAGCTGGTGGTCGAGCCGGGTGGCGTCGCGCCGTTGGCTGCGGCGCTGGCCGGCAAGCTCGATGTGGCCGGCAATGCGGTCGCGCTCGTCCTCAGCGGCGGCAATGTCGATCACGACAAGTTCGCCGCCTGTATCGCCGGATGA